The genomic segment CATAAGTATCCGAAATGTCCATATGAACACCAGGATCATTAGTGCTGTAGTTGCTACCAAACATGATAGAATTGTTAACAGCTTGGAAATTGCTATTAACGTAAGTCCCTGATGCATCAGGATCGCCAAATGACACCCCATCAGGCAACTTGTTGGATTTCTGATCATCCAACTCGCTTCGCATTGTAGCTCCTGTGTTGGTTCCAGCAAGAGTAACGATTCTAATGCCATGACCATCCTCATCAGCCACGCTTTCCTGGTCGTGGAGACTTGCACTTGGCTTGTGAAATTGACCAACAATGCGGTGTGTCATGGTATTCACCATGTCTCTAACTTCACGATCGAGAGGTTTGTTCTTGTTTCCGTCAGAAGCCATGATTTTTGAGGCTGACAAGGTCGGGGCTAGCAAGGAATGTAAGAAAATGCAGGAGAATTGAAGTTATGGAATTTGGGGTTGGAGCTAGAGGGGCTCCATTGAATTTAAGAGGAAATGTGAGGTGCCAACTGTTGGAAAGACTGATTAAATTAAAGGGAGGGAATAACTTAGAAGACACTATaagaatttgatttattaaagatGGAAAGAGAAAGGATTGCTTGGCAATGAGTTTACCTtccacaatttttttctttttcttttgtgaaTGATAAGGCTCTATTCTTATTCCATTGGTACCATGCTAGTGGAAACAAAACAAGTACTCCATCTCATGAAGagaattttctctttatttaaatttcccaaaatgtatattttttataaaacaaaatcaaagaattgaGTATAATTTTACTGTTTTACCTCACTTCAGAAATTCAATTGATGGAAATTAATCGActcttgagaaaaaataattttaatttgtcctCTAAAGGTTAATCCAATTTCTCTTTCTAAGATTTTGATTATTTCAATGTTTCGTTCTCTTatctaaagttttaattttttaatttttaaaatttaatcaaatagaACTTCTTAAAATTACTTAATAGTATCGAATCATCATCTATTCCAATTATAGAAGGTTCAAATGATACCACAtatatcatttatatttaaaaatataaaacacaaaattaaaatttatcttttttttaatatggtttacattggaaacaaataaaaattaaaaaataaacataaaaataaaaaataaaaaaactacaaaaaattaaaatcttaaaactatTAATGTTGACATTAAGATGTGATGAGTGCTTGActcatcaaagaaaacaaagagaataattattttttaaaatgagattcATAGTTTAAACTCTATTTtcgtatataatttttaatttgatattttttttgtatttatatttttaaatatatattttatgatttttgtacacatgtttttaaatatgcattatttatttcttttaattgatattagaagattttatattatcaaattatttacgaaatattttatttaatcaaattttaaaattttaaaaactaaaaataaaattgttagttGATTCGACATCAAAAGCTCACATGGGGACAGTACAATCAAAACCTTAAAGGAAGAAATGAAAATTCTTATTGTCTGGAGTggcaaaacaaatgaaaatttacAAGGTGCAATGACATATTGTGGTGAAAGCTAGAATAGAAGGAGGTCTTGGGTTGAGTTCTTTAATGTCTAAAATTATATCTATactttttaaatgaatataGAGGCTAACCCTGCCAGACCATGCCTTatagaaatagataataacccATTTTTACTCCCCAACTTTCGAGAATGAAATTCCAAAATTGCATAGTCATATTTTTCCATttcaaaaagatattttattaatcttGGATTCAAACAGTGTTATCGGTTTAGTATTGCgtcaaaacattaaattcataattgATGATGGATCCTCCATTCTCTTTTGGTCTGACGTGTGGATATAATCAAATGCTTTGCGTAGCATTTTCTTCAAGCTTTACAAAATTTCTACCATTCAAAATGACTGGAATTTGGACAaacgaagaaaaataaaaaaaacttaaaccctTATTTTACAGTCACCACAATGAATGGAATTTGGACAAATAAGACAAAAGGCTATTTGTATTAATAGGTGACATgtcatctgattttttttcaaaataaaatgaggCAGACAacaattacaacaaaaaaataagggtcCGGTCGCACCAGTCCTGACAAAATAGGCTAGGCCCAGCAACGCTTGGcccttgacttttttttctaaaatatttatatatatatatatatatatttatatatatttatttaaattaatgcttttttatatgatttttttctttgaatattttttatttatatttaaattaatactcattctctcttttattttatttagatatcatattttaaatgacaattgttttttgttatgcgtttaaattttaaagagtttttatgattcatctttaatttttttaaaccttttGTATAAACAActttatctttgaaaaaaatattattttttatttttaatattaatatataaaaattaaaaaaaaaattaaaaaaaaagttaattttttaatttccaaaaTAATCCAATTTTGCTGGGGGCAAGTTTCATAGcctattttttagttttcttgttttaggtttttaagTGTTTATATATACTGGATACTTGATCTGCagtttaaaatgtatttttaaactaaaaaaatt from the Populus nigra chromosome 1, ddPopNigr1.1, whole genome shotgun sequence genome contains:
- the LOC133697738 gene encoding uncharacterized protein LOC133697738, with product MASDGNKNKPLDREVRDMVNTMTHRIVGQFHKPSASLHDQESVADEDGHGIRIVTLAGTNTGATMRSELDDQKSNKLPDGVSFGDPDASGTYVNSNFQAVNNSIMFGSNYSTNDPGVHMDISDTYEHRGLRPDKHGKKKDEEAFESDQHSEHSD